The Rhizobium leguminosarum region CAGCACCTCCTCGACCAGTTCCGGATCGAGCGCCGACGTCACCTCGTCGAACAGCATGATCTTCGGCGACAGCGCCAGCGCCCTGGCAATGGCGACGCGCTGCTTCTGCCCGCCGGAAAGCTGCGCCGGGACACTTTTAGCCTTGTCGGCCAGGCCGACCATATCGAGAAGCTCCATCGCCCGCTTTTCGGCCACGGGCCGCTTGATGCCCTTCGTCAGCATCGGCGCCAGCGTCACGTTGTCGAGCACGCATTTATGCGGAAACAGATTGAAATGCTGGAAGACCATGCCGATCTTTTCGCGCATCCGATGCAGATGCCGTTCGTCGGCCGGCACCAGCCCACTCCTACCAGGCATATGGTAGAGCTGTTCGCCGTCGACCTCGATATGGCCGCCGCTGATCGTCTCCAACGTCATCAGAATGCGCAGGATCGTCGTCTTACCGGAACCGGATGGTCCGATCAGCGCCAGCTTCTCGCCCGGCATGACATTCATCGACAGACCGTCGAGCACGGTCAGCG contains the following coding sequences:
- the ehuA gene encoding ectoine/hydroxyectoine ABC transporter ATP-binding protein EhuA; amino-acid sequence: MLPPIIRIDNIVKKYGPLTVLDGLSMNVMPGEKLALIGPSGSGKTTILRILMTLETISGGHIEVDGEQLYHMPGRSGLVPADERHLHRMREKIGMVFQHFNLFPHKCVLDNVTLAPMLTKGIKRPVAEKRAMELLDMVGLADKAKSVPAQLSGGQKQRVAIARALALSPKIMLFDEVTSALDPELVEEVLNVMRRLASETDMTMLLVTHEMGFANDFADRVLFFDRGKIVEEGKPGDIFRNPTQERTQTFLRKIIAAGHRI